The DNA sequence atatgtctattcatcgattcagtcgtcaaccaaaatttatttgaattgaaaaactttgcttattgtcaaatattgctatttgataaaaaaaagctattaatcatgattaattacaatgcctctaattaattagattattttttaaaattgtgtccCACCACTGTAATAAATCTAAACTTTTAGCTACTAATTTTACAGAAGAGCAAAACCCCCatcttagaaataatgcaattattgcGAGGTGATCCAACTTTGAATCATCTGACATGTGGTTTTGCACAGCTGTGTATTGTAGATGTCTTCAAACTGTTCCTTTTACCCCACATGATTGTTAGAGAGTCTGTGAAGGATTAAGAAGGATAGAAATAATTGGCAAACTAAAGgtgtgacaaaacaaaaacataacaaaggCAGTCCTCTGTtagtttaaaatgtgtgaataCAATCTAATTATATTGGTTTGATGTCAAGAACAGTCaagtaaaacaatcacaaatcaGCCCAGTAGTTGGAAGAGAATGGCTATGTTTGTCTTGTAGCTCCAATGGTTTCATTTTCTTAGTTTGCACTTGTGACATGTTCCCCACCATGATGATAGCAGCCATGGAACTGCTGCCATTTTACCTACTTGCTGTAATGCATAACAGAGCCATAGTCATAGGTGGTGTCCTGGTTCAGAGTGGCAACTTTGTCAAAGTTGTGCTCCTTTCCTGaagatttgaaaagaaaacagaaatctcATGAGCTCTATCTGTTACCATATTCATTGTTCATGTATTGTGTGGTTGCCGAGGCCCAAATCCTGCCACTCTGCATGCACTGCTTGATAAACAGTTTGACATCGTGGTAAATATTCTAATTTGCCTTCTTACAGAGAGATTTACAGGGGGTTGAGTGCTGGGCTATTTCATGGCCAGGAgtactgtcatttttacactgttttttgcacaaattaaataaatgagataTAATATGTTCATTGTGAACTGTAGGGATGTTGGTAAAATAATGTCCCTGTGTTTTCAGTCTAAGCTAAGGTAACCCGCTGAAATACAAATAGGAAAGTGGTATCTGCTGTATTTTCTCATCTCACTCTCACTCAAAATGTTGAACTACTCCTTTGTGTTGCACAGTTGTATCCCTAAATTCCTTCAtccaacaacataaaataaataagatgcAAGTTcaaattttgtgtctgttcagTCATCTTATTAGTGTTATAGATGATGACAGTGATAAAGAGACGAACCAGAAATGACATTCTCCAACACAACGCGAATGTACTGGTCACGGTCGGAACGTTTCTGCTCATGATGGAAGCCCAAAGCGTGGAGCACCTCATGCTGGACAGTATCGTGGTAAACACAGCCTGAACGCTGCAGAGACAGGTCCTGCCCATAACCAGTACGGCCAATATAGGAGTAGCACCTGTGACAATTCAGAGTAAAACCTTTAGTTTATTTGCTGCCAAAATGGAAATACCTTAATGCATGTACAGTGTTGTGCAAAAGTACTTGCagaatacagaaatcttctatttttgcatatttgtcacacttaaatgtttcagatcattaaactaattttaatttaaGATAAAGATAAcccataaaaacataaaatgtagtttttagatgatagtttcatttattgaaggaaaaTGCTGTCCAGTCCACAttgccctatgtgaaaaaggAATTGCCTGCTTATCTACCAGTATATCAcatgaccaaattcatttgggAATTAATTTCACGCTCACCAGCCACACCCACATATGACTACTGCCAGACTTGTTGAaactaaacatcactaaatagaacctatCTGGCCTTGTGAAGTAGccaaagggtctcaaaaagcagcaggatgccacgttctaaagagattcacgAACAGAagtgaaacaaagtcattgattTCATCAGTCTGGATGATTACAAAGTCATTGCTGAggttctgggactccagagaaccacaatgagagacattatccacaaatggagaaacatggaacagtggtgaacctgcCCAAGGGTGGCTGGCCTACCTACATTTCTTGAAGGGACATTGatatctaatccaggaggtcacaaaagaacccagaaaaACATCTAACAACTGCAGACCTGAATGACCTCAATTGAGGTCCGTCTACATGGTTCCACAATAAGGAAAACACTGGGCCAAAATGACATCATGGGAAAGCTGCAAGGCACAAACCATTACTGATAACTTTAACCACATGCCAACAACAAACAGGGCTCAGGATGCAAACCCCCAAGCTCCAGTTTTTAGTTCCTGCACTTTTTACTCCGACCACCTTGCTAGTCAGTGGTCAAGCTGTATTACctcaaatcaaaaaataatcttGTCTGCCAACAAATTATATTATAGTACTTCTAGGAGGctaaatttttaaagaaaatatccaaacaacaaaaaatcaggAAAATACACAAAGTGTTTACCCATTCAGGGACTGGATATTCAGGTAGTCTCTCTGGCTGGTGCGTCTGACAAAACGGATGCAAGAGAAATCATGGAAGGACTGCAGACCACGCTCAATGACTGACACCTCACGAGAGGctggaaaaacaggaaatatcaATAACTGTATACTGTCACAGCACCAACACGATACTGTGGTAATAACGCAAGAATATCCACCCTATAAGATCCTGTCATATCATGTTGACAATTCTTAGAGAACATGTTAAGTGGAGAAGGCTGTATTTAGAGATAGGACttttaaaagtcaaatttaCTACTCACAGAAAGCGCTGGAAAGGGTGTAGGGTACATAGACTTTTCCATCAGAGGATTTAGGCCACATGCAGCCACGAGACGTGCAGGGATCAGCATTTCTCCCGGCCCGAGACTGATAGGCAATGTCATCTTCCACGTAGGGCTCACCAGGAGAACGGACTACAGCAAACAGTGCGATcagaataaatacagttttctcatatatacatatatacatatatatatacatatatacatatatatatatatatatatatatatatatatatatatatatatatatgtatgtatgtatgtatacatatatatatatatatatatatatatatatatatatatatatatatatatatatatatatatatatatatatatacatacatacatatatatatatatatatatatatatatatatatatatacatacatacatacatatataatttagttttttttctgggaaAGGACAGGTAACGTAAAccaaaactacattttatgGTGGCTCTAAACACTCTTACCAACATCCCGATTTGCTCTCTCAATGCGCTCTGAAGTTGTCAAAGCCTTCGTAGCCTATACCAGAGAGATTATGAAGGTTTaatgagaaacacaaacatatgtCACTGCAACAAAagcttttaaactttttaaaaaaaattatatgtttGTAATAATGGTGCACAACTATTCCGGTTTGTGTTATTATATAGGTGCCTGTGTGAAGACTGAAACAGTAATCATTACTCCTGTTCATTCTGGACACTAAGAGATCTCTAAAGCCTATAACCTGCAGGTGGGTTTGGAGGGCATATTATcttataaaaataatataattgcaccatttatcagttaaaaaaaacattggattttcaactttccaacagttctcaaattaaccaaatctaagcttaacatTGTCGTGTTTCAACAAGTATACTATATTTTACATTGAgtatttaaaaatttgtcagaagtaaaccatttgcaccagattctgtaaaaaaaacagaaaaaaaaactaaaaaccttCTGCACTCCTCAGCACAACTGAAAAAACATGACTGATTGAGCTGTGATGTGTCAgtcatgtggaaaaaaatcagagaGTTTTCAAGTGAActtcaggttgtgtttacacaagACAGAGGGGAGACaattatggaaacaaattagagaatgaaattaaatataaaatatacttGATCAATATCATCAGCCTAAACCACACTCAAATCAAGTGTCTCCCAATatacacaaccattcaaaagtttggggtcatttagaaatgtccttatttttgaaagaaatgcatttttttcaatgaagataacattaaatgaatcagaaatacagtctagacattgttaatgggaaatggctgatttttaatagaatatctacatagaggtacagaggaacatttccagcaaccatcactctatgttctaatgctacattgtgttagctaatggtgttgaaaggctaattgatgattagaaaacccttgtgcaattatgttaggacatgaatgaaagtgagagttttcatggaaaacatgaaattgtctgggtgaccccaaacttttgaacgatagtgcaAAGTCTTTTTGGGCCACAGCAATGTATTAGATGGACAGAAGTACACTGAGGGATCTCTAAAGCTCATATAAACAGGAGGAATATTTACTGATTcttaaatctgttttattgttcattCTAGCAGCTGACCCTTATTTTAAGACAGGCTGGAAAAATTGTGTTTCTAATGTTAATAGTTCATATTTTAACACTCAGGGTATTGTATTGAgatcaaaacaaaaatcaacttACAGAATCCAGAGTTTTCCAGAAAGTATGTTTGAAGATTAAGTGgagatagaaaaagaaaatttagaGTGAATTTTCCACAAAATAGTCAAGATGTGATAAAACAGGAGCATATCTTACCTCCTCCTCAGCCCAAGCTGAGATGGCCAACAGGGCCACAAGGCCCACAATGCACTTCAGCACAACCATGTCGACAATAACCTGCAGCAAGATattatttgtcacatttataAGTCAAAATCAGCATTTTAAACAACGAAAAGGGGAATTATGAATGGTACTCACTGTATCCCTGAATAGAGAGAAGCAGAATGTGAGTGGCACAACCTCATGTTATAAACATAATCTGCACCGGAAAACTATCCTTTTAAGGATATTTACGACAGTGACAGAGGGAGTGAAAACAGAAATTGGTGATTGATAAGAATATCTCACCTTGATGCCACATTGCATATTCCCACAACAAGTGCAGTTCTaatct is a window from the Amphiprion ocellaris isolate individual 3 ecotype Okinawa chromosome 3, ASM2253959v1, whole genome shotgun sequence genome containing:
- the LOC111570184 gene encoding high choriolytic enzyme 1-like isoform X2, translating into MVVLKCIVGLVALLAISAWAEEEALTTSERIERANRDVVRSPGEPYVEDDIAYQSRAGRNADPCTSRGCMWPKSSDGKVYVPYTLSSAFSSREVSVIERGLQSFHDFSCIRFVRRTSQRDYLNIQSLNGCYSYIGRTGYGQDLSLQRSGCVYHDTVQHEVLHALGFHHEQKRSDRDQYIRVVLENVISGKEHNFDKVATLNQDTTYDYGSVMHYSKYAFSKNNEPTMVAIPNANVQFGTATEMSQKDITRLNRLYKC
- the LOC111570184 gene encoding high choriolytic enzyme 1-like isoform X1 translates to MVVLKCIVGLVALLAISAWAEEEATKALTTSERIERANRDVVRSPGEPYVEDDIAYQSRAGRNADPCTSRGCMWPKSSDGKVYVPYTLSSAFSSREVSVIERGLQSFHDFSCIRFVRRTSQRDYLNIQSLNGCYSYIGRTGYGQDLSLQRSGCVYHDTVQHEVLHALGFHHEQKRSDRDQYIRVVLENVISGKEHNFDKVATLNQDTTYDYGSVMHYSKYAFSKNNEPTMVAIPNANVQFGTATEMSQKDITRLNRLYKC